A genome region from Nocardia sp. NBC_01730 includes the following:
- a CDS encoding sensor histidine kinase, protein MTDRSSVGRDRGVALVVAAIQLVGGTFANIRQTGVHSLDVLGYLLLLAGPVALIWRRAQPMPVLVVALTACLAYFLRGYGYGPIFVSLIIAFLTAASIESRWWTYPLVPLGYLALVWPLPALLGRQADMWQIFALMAWLAVLLSVAEGIRQRKAVLVARRQRAEAARRDEEAQRERRASEERLAIARELHDVLAHSLSLINVQSSVALELLDKKPEQAESALAAIKTASRDALAEVHALLQTIRPGNTVTPPELEAAADEGPLRRRNRRGPEHHGRNSPASEQGSIGNGRPEQADKTAEPARAPRAPAPSIGDLDELLQRARATGRTVDTRVLGTPQQLPSVIDVAAARIIQESLTNVLRHAPGADATVTVRYATDSVDITVDNTRPMGTPSRSGTSGGNGIIGMRERAHALGGALTAGPRPSGGFRVAARLPARAMESGTTAPSDPTKHTTAGQPSASGGSGKQ, encoded by the coding sequence ATGACGGATCGGAGCTCGGTCGGCCGGGACAGGGGGGTCGCGCTTGTCGTAGCCGCGATTCAGCTGGTCGGGGGCACGTTCGCGAACATACGTCAGACGGGGGTGCACTCCCTCGATGTTCTCGGTTACCTGCTGCTGCTCGCCGGACCGGTGGCGCTGATCTGGCGGCGGGCGCAGCCGATGCCGGTATTGGTCGTCGCCCTCACCGCGTGCCTGGCGTACTTCTTGCGTGGCTACGGGTACGGGCCGATCTTCGTCTCGCTGATCATCGCCTTCCTCACCGCAGCGAGCATCGAATCCCGGTGGTGGACCTACCCGCTCGTCCCACTCGGCTACCTGGCCCTGGTCTGGCCGCTTCCCGCGCTACTCGGCAGGCAGGCCGATATGTGGCAGATATTCGCGCTGATGGCATGGCTGGCCGTGCTGCTCTCGGTGGCCGAAGGGATTCGGCAGCGTAAGGCGGTGCTCGTCGCGCGCAGGCAGCGGGCCGAGGCCGCACGCAGGGATGAGGAGGCGCAGCGGGAACGGCGGGCCAGCGAGGAGCGCTTAGCCATCGCGCGCGAGCTGCACGACGTTCTGGCGCACAGCCTTTCGCTGATCAATGTGCAGTCCTCGGTGGCGCTGGAGTTGCTCGACAAGAAACCGGAACAGGCGGAGTCGGCGCTGGCCGCGATCAAGACCGCGAGCCGCGACGCACTCGCCGAGGTACACGCCCTGCTGCAGACGATTCGCCCCGGTAACACGGTCACCCCGCCTGAGCTTGAGGCCGCCGCCGACGAGGGCCCGCTCCGCCGCCGGAACCGGCGGGGGCCCGAGCACCATGGACGTAATTCGCCTGCGAGCGAACAGGGCTCGATCGGCAACGGCCGCCCCGAACAGGCCGACAAAACCGCCGAACCGGCACGGGCACCGCGCGCTCCCGCGCCGAGCATCGGTGACCTGGACGAGCTGCTCCAGCGCGCTCGCGCGACCGGACGAACGGTCGACACCCGGGTGCTCGGCACCCCGCAGCAGCTGCCCAGCGTCATCGATGTGGCGGCGGCACGGATCATCCAGGAGTCGCTGACCAATGTGCTGCGGCACGCTCCGGGCGCCGACGCCACGGTGACCGTGCGCTACGCCACGGACTCGGTCGACATCACCGTCGACAACACCCGGCCGATGGGTACACCGTCGCGGTCCGGCACGAGCGGGGGCAATGGCATCATCGGCATGCGGGAGCGGGCGCACGCACTCGGCGGCGCGCTCACAGCAGGCCCGCGCCCCAGCGGCGGATTCCGGGTCGCTGCCCGGCTGCCTGCGCGTGCGATGGAGTCAGGCACAACAGCGCCGAGCGACCCCACGAAGCACACCACCGCTGGGCAGCCGAGCGCCTCCGGTGGTTCAGGCAAGCAATAG
- the mhuD gene encoding mycobilin-forming heme oxygenase MhuD: protein MAVVKINAIEVPEGAGPELEKRFAHRAHAVEGSPGFLGFQLLRPVAGDNRYFVVTQWDSEESFAAWRDGPAREAHAGERQKPVSTGASLLEFEVVLDVTAKSSN from the coding sequence ATGGCTGTTGTGAAGATCAACGCGATCGAGGTTCCCGAGGGCGCGGGCCCCGAGCTGGAGAAGCGGTTCGCCCACCGTGCGCACGCGGTCGAGGGGTCACCCGGTTTCCTCGGGTTCCAGCTGCTGCGCCCAGTCGCTGGGGACAACCGATATTTCGTTGTCACCCAGTGGGATTCGGAGGAATCCTTCGCGGCATGGCGGGACGGACCCGCGCGCGAGGCGCACGCGGGCGAGCGCCAGAAGCCGGTCTCGACGGGCGCCTCGCTGCTGGAGTTCGAGGTCGTGCTCGACGTGACCGCGAAGTCTTCGAACTGA
- a CDS encoding CbtB domain-containing protein: MAIAHSPSQATDSLATVLVTVGVVLLALLTLYLVGFDQGVISRSGMYLHELMHDGRHLLGLPCH, from the coding sequence ATGGCCATCGCGCATTCACCCAGCCAGGCAACCGACTCCCTGGCCACCGTGCTCGTCACGGTTGGTGTCGTTCTTCTCGCACTGCTCACGCTATACCTGGTCGGTTTCGACCAGGGCGTCATCTCGCGCAGCGGGATGTACCTGCACGAGCTGATGCACGATGGACGCCACCTGCTGGGGCTTCCGTGCCACTGA
- a CDS encoding response regulator transcription factor, with amino-acid sequence MHDHESARLEATAGQSGATASIRVLVADDQALVRGGFVALLDAQDGIEVAGEADNGEQAVRLTRSLRPDVVLMDIRMPILDGLAATRMIAEDPRLADVRVVVLTTFELDEYVFEAMRSGATGFLVKHTEPADLVRAVRVAAAGDALLSPGVTRRLIAEFSARAKTPPRASLSELTDREREVMTLVAEGLTNAEIGERLRMSPATARTHVSRILTKLDGRDRTQLVVMAYESGLVRPGWQ; translated from the coding sequence ATGCACGACCATGAGAGCGCGCGGCTGGAAGCCACGGCTGGGCAGTCCGGAGCCACGGCGAGCATCCGAGTACTGGTGGCTGACGACCAGGCACTGGTGCGCGGCGGTTTCGTCGCGCTGCTGGACGCGCAGGACGGCATCGAGGTGGCCGGCGAGGCGGACAACGGCGAACAGGCCGTGCGGCTGACCCGCAGCCTCCGACCGGACGTGGTGCTGATGGACATCCGCATGCCGATCCTGGACGGCCTGGCCGCCACCCGCATGATCGCCGAGGACCCCAGGCTGGCCGACGTGCGTGTGGTCGTGCTGACCACCTTCGAACTCGACGAATACGTCTTCGAGGCGATGCGCTCCGGCGCGACGGGGTTCCTGGTCAAGCACACCGAACCGGCCGATCTGGTGCGCGCGGTCCGCGTGGCGGCGGCGGGCGACGCCCTCTTGTCCCCCGGCGTCACCCGCAGGCTGATCGCGGAATTCTCCGCGCGCGCGAAGACGCCGCCGCGGGCCAGCCTGTCCGAACTCACCGACCGCGAGCGCGAGGTGATGACTCTGGTCGCCGAAGGCCTGACCAACGCGGAGATCGGCGAACGCCTCCGCATGAGCCCGGCCACCGCGCGCACCCACGTCAGCCGCATTCTCACCAAGCTCGATGGCCGCGACCGGACCCAGCTGGTGGTGATGGCCTACGAATCCGGGCTGGTCCGGCCGGGGTGGCAGTAG
- a CDS encoding CbtA family protein produces the protein MPLIGSLRTLLLRGLLAGLVAGLLAATVGYVVGEPKIDAAIAIEEAGSAAEHTHAEPAGGHSHGDEEEPLVSRSGQKAGQFLALGLAGLALGAIYASVAHVARRYTALSGSRLALALGVGGWAAIVAVPFFKYPANPPAVGDPDTINERTLLWLAAVLLGIVAVGAAVSVFKVLRAQLSTFRLIGGIAAFVLVTALGYILLPGVNEVSADFPATLLWQFRVASLAETATLWACLALGFAALTEFATRTDTAVRDTIPTAG, from the coding sequence GTGCCACTGATCGGTTCGCTTCGGACCCTGTTGCTTCGTGGCCTGCTGGCCGGGCTCGTGGCCGGTCTGCTGGCCGCGACAGTCGGTTATGTTGTAGGCGAGCCCAAGATCGACGCCGCGATCGCCATCGAAGAAGCCGGCTCGGCCGCCGAGCACACGCATGCCGAACCGGCGGGCGGACATTCGCACGGTGACGAGGAAGAGCCCCTGGTGAGCCGCAGCGGACAGAAGGCCGGACAGTTCCTCGCGCTCGGGCTGGCCGGGCTCGCGCTCGGCGCCATCTACGCCTCGGTCGCGCATGTCGCGCGTCGCTACACCGCGCTGTCCGGGTCGAGGCTCGCGCTGGCGCTCGGTGTCGGCGGTTGGGCCGCCATCGTCGCGGTGCCGTTCTTCAAATACCCGGCCAACCCACCGGCGGTGGGCGATCCGGACACCATCAACGAACGCACCCTGCTCTGGCTGGCGGCGGTGCTGCTCGGCATCGTGGCCGTCGGGGCAGCGGTGTCCGTGTTCAAGGTGTTGCGCGCGCAACTGTCCACGTTCCGGCTGATCGGGGGCATTGCCGCGTTCGTCCTCGTGACGGCGCTCGGCTACATCCTGCTGCCCGGCGTGAACGAGGTGAGCGCGGACTTCCCTGCCACCCTGCTGTGGCAGTTCCGGGTGGCGTCGCTGGCCGAGACAGCCACGCTGTGGGCCTGCCTGGCCCTCGGGTTCGCGGCCCTCACCGAATTCGCTACGCGAACCGATACCGCGGTACGAGACACGATCCCTACCGCGGGCTGA
- a CDS encoding alpha/beta fold hydrolase → MLHDEGGAGVPILLLHGLMGSARTWRDQLDWLREYGHVYTFDAAGHGRPALEELTTEAFVADLAASTAEITDPMVLIGHSMGALHGWVFAATYPERVRALVVEDIAPDFTGRTAANWAAMIEAWPQPFPDADAVLSFFGPVAGRYFLNSFEHGPDGYRLHGSVATFRDISEEWGTRDFWEQWRAVRVPALLLEGENTITPPGQMRRMAAAHPDADYVVVPDAGHLVHDDQPGRYRTEVERFLRRVLGG, encoded by the coding sequence ATGTTGCATGACGAAGGCGGAGCAGGCGTGCCGATCCTGCTGCTACACGGGCTGATGGGCAGCGCGCGGACCTGGCGTGACCAGCTGGACTGGCTGCGGGAATACGGCCACGTCTACACCTTCGACGCCGCAGGGCACGGCAGGCCCGCGCTCGAGGAACTGACCACCGAGGCCTTCGTGGCGGACCTAGCCGCGAGCACCGCCGAGATCACCGATCCGATGGTGCTGATCGGGCATTCGATGGGCGCGCTGCACGGCTGGGTGTTCGCCGCGACGTACCCCGAGCGGGTGCGGGCCCTGGTGGTCGAGGACATCGCACCGGATTTCACCGGCCGCACCGCCGCGAACTGGGCCGCGATGATCGAAGCATGGCCGCAACCATTTCCCGACGCCGATGCGGTGTTGTCGTTTTTCGGGCCGGTTGCCGGGCGGTATTTCCTGAATTCGTTCGAGCACGGGCCGGACGGATACCGACTGCACGGCTCGGTCGCCACCTTCCGCGATATCTCCGAGGAGTGGGGGACTCGCGACTTCTGGGAGCAATGGCGCGCTGTCCGGGTCCCCGCCCTGTTGCTCGAGGGCGAGAACACCATCACTCCACCGGGACAGATGCGGCGAATGGCCGCCGCTCATCCGGACGCCGACTACGTGGTGGTCCCGGACGCAGGACATCTGGTGCACGACGACCAGCCAGGGCGCTACCGAACGGAGGTCGAGCGCTTCCTGCGTCGCGTACTCGGTGGCTAG
- a CDS encoding OsmC family peroxiredoxin, with protein sequence MPTRTARTAWTGTLQEGSGQVELASSGVGKYDVSFPKRSAEEADGTTSPEELIAAAHSSCYAMALSAQIGNAGGTPESLDVTADVTLGPDPAGGFRITGIKLTVRGRVAGIGADAFQAAAEAAKAGCPVSKALAGVDHITLDAALA encoded by the coding sequence ATGCCCACACGTACCGCGCGTACTGCTTGGACCGGCACTCTGCAGGAGGGTTCGGGACAGGTCGAGCTGGCCAGTTCAGGGGTCGGCAAGTACGACGTATCGTTCCCCAAGCGTTCCGCGGAGGAAGCCGACGGCACGACCAGCCCGGAGGAACTGATCGCGGCCGCGCACTCCTCCTGCTACGCGATGGCCCTTTCGGCGCAGATCGGCAACGCGGGTGGCACCCCGGAGAGCCTGGACGTCACTGCCGACGTCACCCTCGGACCGGACCCGGCGGGCGGCTTCCGGATCACCGGGATCAAGCTGACCGTCCGCGGTCGCGTCGCCGGCATCGGCGCCGATGCCTTCCAGGCCGCCGCTGAGGCCGCCAAGGCCGGCTGCCCCGTCAGCAAGGCCCTCGCTGGCGTCGACCACATCACCCTCGACGCGGCGCTGGCGTAG